The Mesoplodon densirostris isolate mMesDen1 chromosome 8, mMesDen1 primary haplotype, whole genome shotgun sequence genomic interval AGAGGGCCACCAGGCAGGTTACATAAATAGGTGGGCTGGGTATAATGTGGAAAATATCTATAGGAGGTCACTACTCAGCTCCAGCCAGTTGTTGCCATGCAAGAATGTAGGCCTTATGTTATTTGATTATCAgaattttcaagagaaaatggaaatccAGAATGTTATGGTAATATctcccagattttaaaaattagtaggtaattcaaatatattaaaataccaTACAGTTCAGATATGCCTTCAAGCCATTAATTTACAACATCTGAATAGTGAAAAAGTTTGGTGTTTTGAGATCACAAACCTGTGTGTGAATCATGAATTAGTGATTGGTATTGGCTCTGACTTTGGGAAGTTCCTGATCCTCTCTGATTCTGTTttcacatccataaaatgggaaagatAATACCTGCCTTATAGGATTGTGGGGTGCATAatagaaataatacagaatattAGAAATAGTATACGTGAAGAGGCAGAGTAGGCCTCTGATGGTTACATATTATATGAAAGGGACTGTGTTAGGTCTTAATAAGGCACAGTGAAATACTAGCAAGTCCTTGCCTTTAAGAAGCTTAACCTAATCTTTGAGACATGGTATGTAGACCTACAAGGAAAGTTAGCAGTGCAAGGCAGCATAAAGTGAGTATCAAAGAAGTAGTGCAGACAATAACTTATTACCATGCCTCAGTTTTACAGTCCTTTCATTATTTTGGGGTGTATTGGACATTTGAACATGTAAATGTTAGCTGCACAGAAAGGCCTACCCTAACCACTTAATCTAAATTAGGTACTCCCACCCTGTTTATTCTATATACCATATCCTGCATATTTTCCTCATAATCTTTATGTTTGTTTACTTATGTACAGTCTTTCCCCCAATAGACTCTCAGCTCCATGGTGACAGGGGCTGCGTCTGTATTAACCGCTACACTATGCCTAGTGCCCAGCATAGCACCTGACATGTTGCAGGGGTCAGTGGCCTTGAGAGATAGTTAGGCCTTCAATGAAAGAGGATGGAAAGAATATTGTAGGCTGAGAGAGCATCACTGGCAAAGGCAAAGAGGTGAGAAAGTACTGGACAAACAGTTTAGCTAGCGCATGAGTCACTTGAGAGGCATATATAGGTAAATAAGCTATTTGGTACCATCTCCTCAGCACATCttatcatttattaaatacctacaaTTGCAAGGCAGCATCTGAGGCACTgtgggtacatatatatgatcCTTTCCTCTGAGCAGCTTACCATATAAAGTGGTTTACATTCTGGTTCAGCCACTGACTGGTTTTGAGACCTTGCACCATTTTCTATGTCTCAAtgtccttatctgtgaaatggggataataatgacaACCAGCATATAATattgttgtgaaggttaaatgtgAATTCTTTTAAAGCATTTAGTGCAGTCTTGACAAATAGCAAGGGCTCAAAAAAACCTACCTATTACTAGTAACAACAGTACTTCTCTTACTACTATAAATAAGTGAAGAAGGCAGATAGGTAAATAGGTCATTGTAAAACAGCATGGAAAGTGCAATAATAGAGGATTGCTTGGAAGAGGAGCTCTTTCTTTCGAGCCAGAGACCTGAAGGACAATCTTGACTTCTCCCTCACCACTCTGTACCCAAATCAGTCATCTAGTCATAGTAAATCTACctcctaaatatttcttgaaacttTTCCTCCCACTTTCCACTTAGTTCAACCCCTTATTGTCTCTTGCCTGGACTCTTGGCTCCAGTCTTCAGGCTAAATGGTTTCACTGCCTCTTTATTAGCTTTGTTCTTTAATCATCCACTTTCCATACTGTCcacaaattattatttattaattaattgattttattaatCATAATTAATTCTTTGAGAATAAAGCCATGGTCTTATTCATCTCTTTTGTCTCTGATGCTTAGCATAATCCTTAGAAGATAATACATAGAAGAGGCACAGGAAGGAAGGGGAGTAGGCAagtgggaggaggaagaaatgagTAGGAGGGAGAGGATTTGGATTTAAAGTCTCCCAAATTCCAAGAAAGTAAAAGCTTTTGAGTAGGTGAGTGATGATGTCAGCACTGTGCTTTTTTTCTGGCAACACCATATAGAACAATTCCAAGGATCAGAGAATGTATCTAGGGAAGTACAGTTAGAAGGCTTTGAATAGACTGAGTTAATGAGAGCTTTTCGAActtggtggtggcagtgggacaGTGCTGACCTTATCAATGGTGATAAACTTAATTAAATGTGGaaagtaagagaaagaaaagagatgaagaTAAGCCTGGAAAAACCCAAGTGATTAGGAGGTCATTGATGCCATTAACAGAATTGAGGAATATAGGAGAAAAAGTCACTTTGAATGGTATTATATTATGGATGTGTTGAAATAAgatcatttcttttaaatattgccCTCATTGACTGACACAGTACATATTTTAACTATTAAATATTCCTTGAATGCCGTGTATATGGATCCTACAACATCAATATTTGAAGGTTTTTTTGGGATTAGAGGTACATCTTGCAGACCCTCTATAGTTGTGCTCTGCCTCTCTGATCAGTCACATTGCTGGCAGATTTTTTGCTAACAACTTTACCTTCTAATTCTTTATTCTTGACATTTGGAGTGGTCATCCACTGCTTGTCCTACATGGACCAAAAATCAAAATTACCAATCCAATTAAAGATTGGATTTCAAACTTTATTTCAGGATTTCAAGCTGCCTGCCGTCCTACCATGAGCTCAAGTGcagtgtgtttaaaaataaactcgTCTTCTTCACAAAACTGTCTTCGTGTTTCTCTCTGttagtatttcttttcttccagtcAGATAGATTAATTTTCCTAAAATCCAGTTTTATCCTGTCCTTTCCTTATTCAAGACTCCTTCCTTAGAATgcttctcaaaattattttggtgATTTCATTTATCAAGAAACAAATCCATAGGAGTTTGTTGTATACAGTTTTGAAAAGTCAGAGACATTAAATAATATCCTTAGTCACTGCATGGTGAGTTCTTATAATGTACTGCACATTATAAGGCACacataatttgaaaatacttGACTTACTAATGTGGTTAGCTATATAATGGTTAATTTGAAAACATGCCTTCAGCCataatatatactttttctttctctatttttgcaatcttaaaattataaaaagctgtttttttatatctttcagaACAGGTGGGATTATTCCTCCAGTAGCTCAACAGCTTCATAGAGAAAATATTCAACGCATAGTGCAAGAAGCTCTCTCTGCCAGTAAAGTCTCTCCAAGTGAACTCTCAGCAATTGCAACTACCATAAAACCAGGACTTGCTTTAAGCTTGGGTGTAGGCTTATCATTTAGCTTACAACTGGTAGACCAGTTAAAAAAGCCCTTCATTCCCATTCATCATATGGAGGCTCATGCCCTTACTATTAGGTTGACAAATAAagtagaatttccttttttagttCTTTTGATTTCAGGAGGTCATTGTCTTTTGGCATTAGTTAGAGGAGTTTCAGATTTTCTGCTTCTTGGAAAGTCTTTGGATATAGCGCCAGGTGACATGCTTGACAAGGTAATTATTTAAGAATTAATATCTCTATTCTTTTTTGTTAAGGTGTCTGTTTCAGCTAAATAGTAATAGATACACTACTGCTATTCATCTAAATATTTCTGAGTAATATCATATTAGACTGAAAAAAATTATGtgcagtagtaaaaaaaaaaagagtagtacataattttataaaagatCCCTTCTTACTCATTCCGAATAAAATGATATGAGGTTTACatcagtatataaaatatatatatatatatatttgatatatatatatcaaatagtttgtatatacacttttttaaatcaaataacaTATGTGAAAGAAAGTGCTTTGTGAAGTGTAATGTacctttaaaaagtgaaataagagGATATACAAAGATAACATAAGGACATTAAAGATGCACAGGGTTCTATTATTAAATGTTATAATTGCTGACACCACGGGCAAgcagatttcttttcctttgttttagaatCTTAAAGCCTACTGCCTTATACAGAAAACCTGTTGCCAACAGCTGAAATGATTGGAAGAAATAGGACAGGTTCTTATTTTTGAAGTTCATCATTAAGCAATCATTGTCATTTTCAAACCTATTTTCCATCCCCAGTAGAAGAGCAAAAGTAGACAGGAAGGCAGTGATTGGCCACCATTGATCAGGTTGTCAGAAACAGCAAGATTGTCTGTCTTGACTGACCACCAGCTCGGGTCCATGTTTGTAAAAGTATTGCATGTCTTATTCACCCAGGGTAAAATTCATTTCCTTTGCACACTGGTTTCAAAATGTACAGTTTCATGACATTacaaaaatttttgtttgtttttgataggtAGCAAGAAGACTTTCTTTAATAAAACATCCAGAGTGCTCCACTATGAGTGGTGGGAAGGCTATAGAACATTTGGCCAAACAGGGAAATAAATTGCATTTTGAGTTCAAACCTCCCATGCAACGTGCtaaaaattgtgatttttctttttctggacttCATCACATTATTGATAAGATGAtaatgcaaaaggaaaaagaagaaggtaTATTTCTAATTAGTAAAGTTGGACAAATAAGTAGTACTGGATTGTACCTAAAAATACCTGCTCATTCCTGCAGGTATTGAGAAGGGGCAAATCCTGTCTTCAGCTGCAGATATTGCTGCTGCAGTACAGCACACAGTAGCCTGCCACATTGCAAAAAGAACACATCGTGCTATCCTATTTTGCAAGCAGAGAGACTTGTTATGTCAAAGTAATGCAGTACTGGTAAGTTTTGTAATTTTAGAATAGTAGTAATCCTTTACAGTATGTTACTTTTCTTCCCAGAGATTAATTGACCCTAAGCATAGGATGAAAAGATCTTTATGCCATATGCTATCCCTGACAGTATGAAATCACGTAGAATAAAAACTAACAGccattgggatttccctggtggtgcagtggttaagaattcgcctgccaacacaggggacatgggttcgagccctggtctgggaagatcccacatgccgtgaagcaactaagcccgtgcaccacgactactgagcctgcgctctagatcccgtgagccacaactactgagcccgtgcgcctggagcccgtgctttgcaacaggagaagccaccaaaatgagaagacctcttgccacaactagagaaagcccacgtgcagcaacgaagacccaatgcagccaaaaataaataataattttaaaaaacaaaacttttaacaGCCAATCCCTGTACAGGCCTGGCAGCTTTATAGGACACCTGTATAGCCTGTGTGGCAAAAAAGTTCAAGGCTGCATCTTATTGAATTTAAAAGAGGGTTTACAGTATGAAACAAAATGCAGTATAACCGCTGTCATTATTGAAGGAAAAATAGGCTGTTTCCTTCAGATTTATGTTCCTTTGATGAAATCCCTTTAAATGTGCTTAAAAGCCTTGATAAATTTCCTGTGTAACTGTATCTTAAACTTCATTCTTTGGAAAATTGTAAAgcgagaaaaatatttaaatggtaggttcacaaaatggaatattacacaaatATCAAAGGTAATAGTTTAAGAATtatgtaataaaatgaaaaaaatgcttttaagtGAAAACTGCAGGGTCTAAAATACTGTACTATGATTGTAATGAGAAAAGGGttagaagaaaatgtacaaaaatgaAAGTGATCATATGGTAATATTGAAATTTTtggtgatttttgtttcttttgcaaatgtttattatatagatatatcacTTGCTCATTACCCACCTACCAAAATGTGATATTGTCTTACTGTATAATGCTGGTACTTCCCCCAGGTTTAGCTCATAGCTTAGCTCATATTCATGTGTGATATTTGTTCATTTTGGTTTTCTCAACTTTTTCAGGTTGCATCTGGAGGCGTTGCAAGTAACTTACATATCCGAAAAGCTCTGGAAATCGTGACAGATGCAACACAATGCACTTTGTTGTGTCCTCCTCCCAGACTGTGCACTGACAACGGCATTATGATTGCGTGGTAAGCCATGGATGTTTGTGCTTCACtcataattatgtaaatattaattgCCATTTCATCATGctaaatttttttcctctaaatcttgggctagttattttatttttattgattcttATTTAGGAATGGTGTTGAAAGATTGCGTGCTGGCTTGGGCATTTTACACAGCACAGAAGGCATCCGCTATGAGCCAAAGTACGTGGTACCATTCATAATCTTTATGCAAGTTGCATTGTAAAAGTCAAAGCCTggattttgcttttatatttgagGTTTTCATTGACACTCTGGTGGCACTTGAAGAAAGagtacattaatttttttcatctaacCTAAGCGTTAGATAccttataagaaatatttttgttatagcattaaattatataaatgttgACAAATCATAGGTTAGAAACAGGCAGTGGGTAAGGATGATGAATTCCCTCACTGGGGACCAGAATGGAAACCATGTCCATGACCTGGACTTTTGCAGTGTTAGGACCATCTCAGCATCAGCTGCCGTGCTGGAAACTTAAGGAAAATGTGCAAAAAGCATTCAGGTGTGAGACTGGGTTGTGAGTATACTTCTCCACAGGCAGCTGAGAAATGGCCAAAAGATAGCTGTTTTCTGCAAGCCttatttcctctcccaaatcaaAGTTCCTAGGAGTAGCATAGTTTTTCAATTTGTTATCAAGTTCTGGCCTAAGCTAATTCTGGAATAGTAAAAACAGTAAAGCATGATTATGTTTCATAATCTAACATAATTCTGTTTTCAAGAGTGTTTCATCTGCTGCTTTAAACTTTTCAGCATTTTAATACAtaactatatgtatgtatagactATTAAGGCTGATCATAAATGAACAGAGTTTAGTTAGTAGTGACTAAACTACTAGTAGAAAGAATCCCTTAAGTTGATGGCCTAGCCTCAGGTAGAATCTACCATCTGATCCAACACTGCCTTCTTGTGGCAGTGTTGAGGCTGGAGATGATGGCTTTTTTTAGGTTGGGGTCCATTTGAAGCTTTGTATAGGGCAACATTGTACAAAAGCAGAAATCTGAGgccaaaaaagtatttattgaggaaGAACAGAGAAAGAGGGTAGGATCTAAGACCTCTCCTGCCACCAGTGACAAAGGAAGGTAGAAAAGGAGCAAGCTAGCTTTTGAAACCTCAGAGAAGAACGGTAGAAACCTGGAGAATTTCTGAAGTTGGAATAAATGCAGGTCTGACTTTGTATGGTAAACTGTTTTTACCCTGTTAGCTTTGTAGAGCATTATAAGGCAATTTTTTGTTATATCTGtttcaagtttttatttatttacagtatTTGAGAGAGAACTCTTTCAAAAACATCTCAACCCCAAACTCATTGAATTGTATGCATTAAATATTTATAGCTTTtaacatgtcaattatacctcaaagtggttttaaaaaattgtccaaTTTAGATTTTTAGCCTTCCTTCACCCATTATTCTGGTTTGAGGTCCTATTGTATTTTTATGTGTTCAAGAACCACCATCACATATAATCACTTATACACTAGATACATATATTGTTTGTCAGAATTCTAAGCAGGTAGTTTGCAGAGCTAGTAACAGATCAgtaaacaaataatataaaataatttgaagtAATGTGATTTGTCTGATTTTGATGCAGATGTCCTCTTGGAGCAGATATATCAAAAGAAGTTGGAGAAGCTGCCATAAAAGTACCACGATTAAAAATGAAgatttgatttttgcttttcaaaaaaatcCCTAAAGGTAGTAgtaaagttttgattttttttatatcaaatatataatattaattgtTCATCAAGACTTCTTTGTTATCCTTTTTATGTTTGATGTTTAACCTGCTCTTCTGAGAGACTATAATAATATGTTATAGTCTTAGAAGGGAGTATagggtttttattattataaaaaaccaaataaaacatcTTGTGGGAAAAAGAATATACTGATATTGGCAAGTAGAAAGAAAAACCTTGGAAAAAATATAGCAATTCTGCTAAATCCTGGCCCCATATTATACAGGCATAGATCTTTACCCCCCTTTTTCATATCAGGATACATTAGCCTGACTTTTCTAATGATAGAGCAATTTTAGAAAGGTAGCCAGGTCAAAGTCATGTCAACTCAAGAATTCTAAGtcaaaacaaaagaatatatgttagtaattataaaaatatatatattatttggtATCTTCTCTGGAGCAAATGGGATTTCTATACATTTCTTAAAATGGGATTTTAAGAAATATGACATGCAAGTAATCCCTCGAGTGTATATTGTACTTTTTAGTTGGCCACATATAttcacattcattattttattttattttattttatttttggcagtatgcgggcctcactgttgtggcctgtcctgttgcggagcacaggctccagatgcgcaggctcagcggccatggctcatgggcccagccactccgcggcctgtgggatcttcccggaccggggcacgaacccatgtcccctgcatcggcaggcggactctcaaccactgcgccaccagggaagccccacattcatTATTTTAGAAACTATATTTAATCAGTGAAAATATATGAGGTGAAAGGGGCTGTTTTATTTTTGGATAATGTCCTTTGACTCTGACTTTTACTGCAGATATCATAACAGTTCATGACTTTTTTTCTGCCCAGATTAAAATAACTGAATGTACTGTCCTTTGAATATAAGGATGATGCTACTAACTATTTAATGTCCTTTGAGAGATTTTGCTAGTAGATATTTATGTTACATCATCCATACTGGATCAAATTGTTAATTTTCTAATCggtgacttgctttattgagaAACTAAAGGTTAAGGATAAAAATCTAGAATGaaaaaatttcttattttaatccTTCCTTAAGGTGACCTTCCCTTTTGGGAAATTCCATAAGTAATTCTTTTTTCTAGAATTGTGATCATAGGATATTGCTTTATGATCCTCCATTTTATCctggaaatataatttatatgagAGAACATATAGAAACAGCACCATTTATAAAGCTTACATTCTTTGATGTTGAGGTACAGGTATGATATAATTGGTTTGTAACTATAATTTAGAAGAAACTATTAGCTTGTGAATTCACCTTTTACATTTGGATTTGTATTCTGTATCATGTGAATCTAAATTCACAGAAAGTGTATTTTCTTTAGCTGTTACAATAAGAGTGCATATAAACTATGGAAGAAAATTGACCAAAATTTTTTCCCACCATCACAGATTTCATAAAATAGGAATATCTATAATCTAAGTTCTTAAAATTTCTAAGTATCAAAACTATTCCAGATGCTACAAACACACATGTCAAAATTAAGTTCATGATATAAATCAGGTAAActacagataaagaaaacaagcaaattctggaagcattccatatatttaggtctttcaGTATTTAgccagaagaaaggaagagaaagggagaaacatTGAACTCTATATTGGCAAGCATGTGTGCCAGAGTTAGCTTATAGTACAGGTAAGAGGCAGGCAATTTGCTGAAACTCTCTATATATTGAGGCCTTTCTCATCTTAtgtgtaattattaaaaataaaaagaaagtgcaGGGTAATAAAAGTAATCTGTATTTTGGGGCTGTACTTAAGGAGAAATACTGTAAAGTTTTAAGGGTGGTAGGATGGTCCAGCTAGGCCAAGATACTCAGGAAATGTCTATGTTACTGAATGCAAAAAAACCCTGATCATCAACTTTGAAACCACCTGAAGCCAGTTTCAAAGCTCAAAGTTTGCTGtctaaaggcttttttttttttttttgaatgtctACAGAGGCTTAATGTTTCCAATGATATGAATTCTTAACAGTGCTGAATAAATGACACAGGTTTGTATCATTTGAATTATTTATCCCTTTCTAGTATAAAATATGCCATTCTTCTCAGAATTCCACCAGGAAGTTGTGACTCAGAGCTATTAAGATAATTTTGAATCAAATTTGAAGATTAAAGTGGTCTCTTAtt includes:
- the OSGEPL1 gene encoding tRNA N6-adenosine threonylcarbamoyltransferase, mitochondrial isoform X1, with the translated sequence MLILNKTAGVFSNPSKRNMYEFLRSFNFHPGKLFLHKLVLGIETSCDDTAAAVVDETGNVLGEAIHSQTEVHLKTGGIIPPVAQQLHRENIQRIVQEALSASKVSPSELSAIATTIKPGLALSLGVGLSFSLQLVDQLKKPFIPIHHMEAHALTIRLTNKVEFPFLVLLISGGHCLLALVRGVSDFLLLGKSLDIAPGDMLDKVARRLSLIKHPECSTMSGGKAIEHLAKQGNKLHFEFKPPMQRAKNCDFSFSGLHHIIDKMIMQKEKEEGIEKGQILSSAADIAAAVQHTVACHIAKRTHRAILFCKQRDLLCQSNAVLVASGGVASNLHIRKALEIVTDATQCTLLCPPPRLCTDNGIMIAWNGVERLRAGLGILHSTEGIRYEPKCPLGADISKEVGEAAIKVPRLKMKI
- the OSGEPL1 gene encoding tRNA N6-adenosine threonylcarbamoyltransferase, mitochondrial isoform X2, whose product is MLILNKTAGVFSNPSKRNMYEFLRSFNFHPGKLFLHKLVLGIETSCDDTAAAVVDETGNVLGEAIHSQTEVHLKTGGIIPPVAQQLHRENIQRIVQEALSASKVSPSELSAIATTIKPGLALSLGVGLSFSLQLVDQLKKPFIPIHHMEAHALTIRLTNKVEFPFLVLLISGGHCLLALVRGVSDFLLLGKSLDIAPGDMLDKMIMQKEKEEGIEKGQILSSAADIAAAVQHTVACHIAKRTHRAILFCKQRDLLCQSNAVLVASGGVASNLHIRKALEIVTDATQCTLLCPPPRLCTDNGIMIAWNGVERLRAGLGILHSTEGIRYEPKCPLGADISKEVGEAAIKVPRLKMKI